In Stomoxys calcitrans chromosome 2, idStoCalc2.1, whole genome shotgun sequence, the following proteins share a genomic window:
- the LOC131994893 gene encoding uncharacterized protein K02A2.6-like, with protein MYSIPKVAEPFDTIHVDHFGPLPSLKSKKKHILVVVDSFTKFVRLYPVNSTSTKEVCCSLEKYFSYYSRPRRLISDRGSCFTSLEFSEFILKNNINHVKVAVASPQANGQVERVNRIIKSMLSKLSDPIDHSDWSLKLSQVEYAINNCVHSSTKETPAKLLFGTNQRGVVVDKLSEYLDEKMGNEEKLNLRDMRVKALNSIQRSQNYNELYFSKHHEPAKRYDEGDYVVIMNIDNTVGKNKKFCEKYRGPYIIEKVLDNDR; from the coding sequence ATGTACAGCATTCCAAAGGTGGCGGAGCCATTCGATACGATACACGTGGATCACTTCGGACCACTTCcatcattaaaatcgaaaaaaaaacacattttagtgGTAGTTgattcttttacaaaatttgttcgaCTTTATCCTGTAAATTCGACGAGCACTAAGGAGGTTTGTTGTTCTCTCGAAAAGTATTTTAGTTATTACAGTAGACCAAGACGCCTAATCTCGGACAGAGGATCATGTTTTACGTCATTGGAGTTTTCTgaattcattttgaaaaataatattaatcatGTTAAGGTGGCGGTTGCCTCTCCACAAGCAAATGGGCAGGTTGAGCGTGTAAATCGTATTATTAAGTCCATGTTGAGCAAATTGAGTGACCCAATAGATCATTCCGATTGGTCATTGAAATTGTCCCAGGTGGAATATgctatcaataactgtgttcaCAGTTCTACAAAGGAAACCCCAGCGAAGTTACTCTTTGGAACGAATCAACGAGGGGTGGTGGTAGATAAGCTGTCGGAATATCTAGATGAGAAAATGGGTAATGAGGAGAAACTAAATTTGAGGGATATGAGGGTTAAGGCATTGAATTCTATACAGCGATCTCAGAACTACAACGAATTATACTTTTCCAAACATCATGAACCGGCAAAACGTTACGATGAGGGTGATTATGTTGTTATTATGAATATTGACAATACAGTTGGGaagaataagaaattttgtgaaaaatatcgtGGTCCCTATATTATTGAAAAAGTATTAGATAATGATCGCTAG